One stretch of Aeromicrobium fastidiosum DNA includes these proteins:
- a CDS encoding cellulase family glycosylhydrolase yields the protein MRSRAVPVAGALLPLVLLASAVTSTSPASADSGATSSSCSLTPGPTRTGNPAAPVGGVIGTGEGPAVEKKVTSNGQWLLDDQGRVVIMHGTNQIRKLAPYTPSSIGFGADDADRMVEAGFNTIRLGVIWKALEPAPGQYDQKYLEDLAGTVKLFTDRRINVVFDFHQDMLNEAFNGEGFPDWAIRSDGLPTSPNCGFPLNYFVMPALQRAWDHFWANDYTDATGRPIQTAFTDMWKLVAKQFRDDPYVVGYDIFNEPFPGTLYALCLSPFGCAQEKRLESFERKVMTGIRSVDPQTTLYYEPWVTSGSGGGTSMGDPGIGNSGFSFHNYCFTGITGLGPNTPIIADVCDTFAEKIPLDVAARRAKAGLGAPIMSEFGAVSDAPVLDRIANNADRVMSSWQAWAWFNEDPSGERPHEGIVKDPAKPPTGSNLNTALIDALTRPYPRAIAGTPSSFGYASGTGVFQLKYSTAKVDGGRFSAGSRTVLFVPRQDYPTGARISVTGGRVVKHAGDIVEIVSTSGATSVEVTIRRN from the coding sequence ATGAGATCACGAGCTGTCCCCGTCGCCGGGGCGCTGCTGCCCCTGGTCCTGCTGGCCTCGGCCGTGACCAGCACCAGCCCTGCCTCGGCGGACTCCGGAGCGACGTCGTCGTCGTGCTCGCTCACGCCGGGCCCCACCAGGACCGGCAACCCAGCCGCGCCGGTCGGCGGCGTCATAGGCACCGGCGAGGGGCCAGCTGTCGAGAAGAAGGTGACGAGCAACGGCCAGTGGCTGCTGGACGATCAAGGGCGCGTCGTGATCATGCACGGGACCAACCAGATCAGGAAGCTCGCGCCCTACACCCCGAGCAGCATCGGGTTCGGGGCCGACGACGCCGACCGCATGGTGGAGGCCGGGTTCAACACGATTCGCCTCGGCGTCATCTGGAAGGCGCTCGAGCCGGCACCCGGCCAGTACGACCAGAAGTACCTGGAGGACCTGGCCGGCACCGTCAAGCTCTTCACGGACCGCAGGATCAACGTCGTCTTCGACTTCCATCAGGACATGCTCAACGAGGCGTTCAACGGCGAGGGCTTTCCTGACTGGGCGATTCGCTCGGACGGGCTGCCGACGAGCCCCAACTGCGGCTTTCCGCTCAACTACTTCGTGATGCCCGCGCTGCAGCGCGCCTGGGACCACTTCTGGGCCAATGACTACACGGACGCGACGGGGCGGCCGATCCAGACGGCGTTCACCGACATGTGGAAGCTCGTCGCCAAGCAGTTTCGCGACGACCCCTACGTCGTCGGCTACGACATCTTCAACGAACCATTCCCCGGGACGCTGTACGCGCTGTGCCTCAGCCCGTTCGGCTGCGCGCAGGAGAAGCGGCTGGAGTCGTTCGAGCGCAAGGTCATGACGGGCATCCGCTCGGTCGACCCTCAGACGACCCTGTACTACGAGCCGTGGGTGACGTCCGGCTCGGGCGGCGGTACGAGCATGGGAGACCCCGGCATCGGGAACTCCGGGTTCTCCTTCCACAACTACTGCTTCACGGGCATCACCGGCCTTGGGCCCAACACGCCGATCATCGCCGACGTGTGCGACACGTTCGCCGAGAAGATCCCGCTCGACGTCGCAGCTCGTCGGGCCAAGGCGGGTCTCGGCGCGCCCATCATGTCGGAGTTCGGTGCCGTCTCGGACGCGCCGGTGCTGGACCGTATCGCCAACAACGCCGATCGCGTGATGTCGAGCTGGCAGGCCTGGGCCTGGTTCAACGAGGACCCCTCAGGCGAGCGTCCTCATGAGGGCATCGTCAAGGATCCAGCCAAGCCCCCCACCGGTTCCAACCTCAACACCGCGCTGATCGATGCCTTGACGCGGCCCTATCCGCGGGCGATCGCTGGCACCCCGTCGTCCTTCGGGTACGCCTCGGGCACGGGCGTCTTCCAGCTGAAGTACTCCACGGCCAAGGTCGACGGCGGACGGTTTTCGGCCGGTTCGCGGACCGTGCTGTTCGTGCCGCGCCAGGACTATCCGACCGGGGCCCGCATCAGCGTCACCGGCGGACGGGTCGTCAAGCATGCGGGGGACATCGTCGAGATCGTGTCCACATCGGGCGCGACCTCCGTGGAGGTGACGATCCGGCGCAACTGA
- a CDS encoding YajQ family cyclic di-GMP-binding protein — protein sequence MADSSFDIVSKIDRQEADNALNQAIKEIQTRYDFKNTGAEIKWSGEWGIEITANADERALAVLDVFKDKLIKRGISLKSLEEGEPRQSGKDVKINCDFGEGISQDQAKKVSKLIRDEGPKGIKVQVQGDELRVTSKKRDDLQEVIALVKGADLDFAVQFVNYR from the coding sequence ATGGCCGATTCGTCCTTCGACATCGTGAGCAAGATCGATCGCCAGGAGGCTGACAACGCCCTCAACCAGGCCATCAAGGAGATCCAGACCCGCTACGACTTCAAGAACACGGGTGCCGAGATCAAGTGGAGCGGCGAGTGGGGCATCGAGATCACGGCCAACGCCGATGAGCGCGCCCTCGCCGTCCTCGACGTCTTCAAGGACAAGCTCATCAAGCGCGGCATCTCGTTGAAGTCGCTCGAGGAGGGCGAGCCCCGCCAGTCGGGCAAGGACGTCAAGATCAACTGCGACTTCGGCGAGGGCATCAGCCAGGACCAGGCCAAGAAGGTCTCCAAGCTCATCCGCGACGAGGGCCCCAAGGGCATCAAGGTGCAGGTGCAGGGCGACGAGCTGCGGGTCACGAGCAAGAAGCGCGACGACCTGCAGGAGGTCATCGCGCTGGTCAAGGGTGCCGATCTCGACTTCGCGGTGCAGTTCGTCAACTACCGCTGA
- a CDS encoding SDR family oxidoreductase → MTAPVVLVVAAGPGVSGSVARLLAADGYRVGLLGSDAEAVDELAASISDDPDVVRRAVVDATDVAGLTGELTQMARAFGRVDVLHFNPSAYRGKNPLEVTVDELLADVAVGVGALLTSVQAVRPFMSAGGRITVTGSVAADRPSPDAATLGVQKAGVRNLVTSLDAHLRGDGIRAVSVTVRGALAREGAFTPDRVAAAIVAAARQDEAGWRTEVPYDG, encoded by the coding sequence ATGACAGCTCCGGTGGTGCTCGTGGTCGCGGCAGGTCCGGGCGTCAGCGGTTCGGTGGCACGGCTGCTGGCCGCCGACGGCTACCGCGTCGGGCTGCTCGGATCGGACGCCGAGGCGGTCGACGAGCTGGCGGCCAGCATCTCGGACGACCCCGATGTCGTCCGCCGGGCCGTCGTCGACGCCACGGACGTCGCGGGGTTGACGGGGGAGCTCACCCAGATGGCCCGGGCGTTCGGACGCGTCGACGTCCTGCACTTCAACCCCAGCGCCTATCGCGGCAAGAACCCGCTCGAGGTGACGGTCGACGAGCTGCTGGCCGACGTCGCGGTGGGCGTCGGGGCGCTGCTGACCTCGGTGCAGGCCGTCCGCCCCTTCATGTCCGCGGGCGGTCGCATCACCGTGACGGGCAGCGTGGCCGCCGACCGGCCGTCCCCCGACGCGGCCACTCTCGGGGTGCAGAAGGCTGGCGTGCGCAATCTCGTCACGAGTCTCGACGCGCACCTGCGGGGCGACGGCATCCGGGCGGTGTCGGTGACCGTCCGCGGTGCCCTTGCGCGCGAGGGCGCGTTCACGCCCGACCGGGTCGCGGCGGCGATCGTCGCCGCGGCGCGGCAGGACGAGGCCGGCTGGCGCACCGAGGTTCCGTACGACGGCTGA
- a CDS encoding alpha/beta hydrolase translates to MTRVDVTFTSADTPCAGWFYPAEGTGDALAPVVVLGIGLGSVKEMGLDRYARVFQSQGFAALAFDYRSFGASGGTPRQVIDVAAQLDDWHAAIRFARQQPGVDPARVVVWGTSFGGGHALSLAAVPPDGVVAAIAQCPFTDGIASSVTMHPLSALRVGWRAAADLIGSRLGRAPVMVPTAGPSRSGALMTADDALPGFLALVPPEAEGRFVNAVAARIGLLIARYRPGRAVRRATMPIFAAICLRDSVAPARTARRQLARVRSAEVKLYDTGHFAIYLDPWFDIVVADQLDFVRRHVLAPRA, encoded by the coding sequence ATGACCAGAGTCGACGTCACCTTCACCTCGGCGGACACGCCCTGCGCGGGCTGGTTCTACCCCGCCGAGGGCACCGGCGACGCCCTCGCACCGGTCGTCGTGCTGGGCATCGGCCTCGGATCGGTCAAGGAGATGGGCCTCGACCGCTACGCCCGCGTGTTCCAGTCGCAGGGCTTCGCGGCCCTGGCCTTCGACTACCGGTCGTTCGGGGCCAGCGGCGGCACGCCCCGGCAGGTCATCGACGTCGCGGCACAGCTGGACGACTGGCACGCGGCGATCCGGTTCGCCCGCCAGCAGCCGGGCGTCGACCCCGCACGGGTCGTCGTCTGGGGCACGTCCTTCGGCGGCGGCCACGCGCTCAGCCTCGCGGCGGTGCCACCCGACGGCGTCGTGGCAGCGATCGCCCAGTGCCCCTTCACCGACGGCATCGCCTCCTCCGTCACGATGCACCCGCTCAGCGCGCTGCGGGTGGGGTGGCGGGCGGCCGCCGACCTCATCGGCTCGCGGCTGGGACGGGCACCCGTCATGGTGCCGACCGCCGGCCCCTCGCGATCCGGTGCCCTCATGACGGCCGACGACGCCCTGCCCGGCTTCCTGGCGCTCGTGCCGCCCGAGGCCGAAGGACGCTTCGTCAACGCCGTCGCGGCCCGCATCGGCCTGCTGATCGCGCGCTACCGGCCCGGACGGGCCGTGCGCCGGGCCACGATGCCGATCTTCGCCGCGATCTGCCTGCGCGACTCGGTCGCCCCGGCCCGCACGGCCCGGCGGCAGCTCGCGCGGGTGCGGAGCGCCGAGGTCAAGCTCTACGACACGGGCCACTTCGCGATCTACCTCGACCCGTGGTTCGACATCGTCGTGGCCGACCAGCTCGACTTCGTCCGCCGGCACGTCCTCGCTCCGCGAGCCTGA
- a CDS encoding UbiA family prenyltransferase yields the protein MTHGRRATALASALARTSHPGPAVAVTLAATLLAVTWGATAGTALLVAAAALAGQLTVGWSNDLVDRDRDRRVGRRDKPLATGEVSASTVWVATAVAVVVAVTASLALGAHAGVLHLALVATGWAYNLGLKRTVLSWLPYAVCFGGLPVVVSLAARDETGPGWTILAGALLGTGAHLVNAVPDLEDDRLTGVVGLPHRLGAPRSVDVATGLLVAGSVVTAVVPVGGVDVLAVVVLATCGVLLVAGRMSRDARSPFRAAMAIALVDVVALLLRT from the coding sequence ATGACCCACGGCCGACGTGCGACCGCCCTCGCGTCGGCCCTCGCCCGCACCAGCCATCCCGGCCCCGCCGTGGCCGTGACGCTGGCCGCGACGCTGCTGGCCGTCACGTGGGGTGCCACCGCCGGCACGGCGCTGCTGGTCGCCGCGGCGGCGCTCGCGGGCCAGCTCACGGTCGGCTGGTCGAACGATCTCGTCGACCGCGATCGTGACCGCCGGGTCGGGCGGCGCGACAAGCCACTGGCGACGGGCGAGGTGTCGGCGTCCACGGTGTGGGTCGCGACGGCCGTGGCGGTCGTCGTCGCGGTGACGGCCTCGCTCGCGCTCGGAGCGCACGCCGGGGTGCTGCACCTGGCACTGGTCGCGACGGGATGGGCGTACAACCTGGGTCTCAAGCGCACCGTGCTGTCGTGGCTGCCCTACGCGGTCTGCTTCGGCGGCCTGCCCGTCGTGGTCTCGCTGGCGGCGCGTGACGAGACGGGTCCGGGCTGGACGATCCTGGCCGGTGCCCTGCTCGGGACGGGCGCCCACCTGGTCAACGCGGTGCCCGACCTCGAGGACGACCGGCTCACCGGCGTCGTCGGCCTGCCGCACCGGCTGGGCGCGCCCCGGTCGGTCGACGTCGCCACTGGCCTGCTGGTCGCCGGCTCCGTCGTGACGGCCGTGGTGCCGGTCGGCGGCGTCGACGTGCTCGCGGTCGTCGTGCTGGCGACCTGCGGGGTGCTGCTGGTGGCGGGTCGGATGTCCCGAGACGCCAGGTCTCCGTTCCGCGCCGCGATGGCCATCGCCCTGGTCGACGTCGTCGCCCTTCTCCTACGCACCTGA
- a CDS encoding EAL domain-containing protein: MTRGAGHALGESLPDGYGAWPATGYPARMVWESSADLLIVTDRDGVLRAANPAWRRVMGWTDVPSPPVRLADLVHDDDRSAVQALFGRDGDRFEDHGTRLRTVAGDYREIDWSGSGDEQLWYASGRDVTDLRRSEQNVREASAFWQATIDSMPGTVTVLDEQGVVLAVNAAWRDLADHHGRARVSDIGRSYIDACDSAGDEPGARRAVEAIRDLLAGRSDPVTFDYALDDRWFTFTASAFAGDGPARVVVSHADITARRRREDEDRAQSAALADLGIAVVTADRDHHVTHWSAGAVELLGWSRAEALDRPVADLIHPQHLALALGGDPAIVEGRYELARKDGSTFAGHLRWTEVLDGHGVPAGSVGVAMDVSAQDRAESEAVTARNHLQAVTDSMTEGLFALDGDGRVTLMNQAAEDMLGWSLDEVRGQRLHDITRHHRSDGRFDGVDDCTIGGAGTGVIRIADDVFRRRDGMGLPVSYTTTPLETSGATHGSVVVFMDASHVLLEQERLQKERASAAWIDRVQETLDESRLLLYAQPIVELSTMDVVQQELLLRIAEKDGTISAPARYLETAEKHGLIGDIDRWVVRQAIDLAAQGQAVEVNVSAASIGDEALLRDIERWLAGSGADPSLVVFEITETTVIADQQAGRYFVDLVHRLGCKVALDDFGTGYSGFAYLKQLPVDYLKIDMEFVRDMSTSQASWHVVEAVVNLARGFGLATIAEGVEDTETLELLAGLGVDHAQGFHLGRPSPLPSLSDPTDAKARP; the protein is encoded by the coding sequence ATGACCCGCGGCGCAGGACACGCGTTGGGTGAGTCGCTGCCGGACGGCTACGGGGCGTGGCCTGCCACGGGCTATCCGGCCCGGATGGTGTGGGAGTCGAGTGCCGATCTGCTGATCGTCACGGATCGCGACGGCGTGCTCCGTGCGGCCAATCCGGCCTGGCGTCGGGTCATGGGCTGGACCGACGTCCCTTCGCCCCCCGTCCGGTTGGCCGACCTGGTGCACGACGACGACCGATCAGCCGTCCAGGCGCTGTTCGGCAGGGACGGCGACCGCTTCGAGGACCACGGGACGCGGCTGCGCACCGTCGCCGGCGACTACCGCGAGATCGATTGGAGCGGGTCGGGCGACGAGCAGCTCTGGTACGCGTCGGGACGGGACGTCACCGACCTCCGCCGCAGCGAGCAGAACGTGCGGGAGGCCTCCGCGTTCTGGCAGGCCACGATCGACTCGATGCCCGGCACGGTCACGGTGCTCGACGAGCAGGGTGTCGTCCTGGCCGTCAACGCCGCCTGGCGCGACCTCGCAGACCATCACGGCCGTGCCCGGGTGTCCGACATCGGCCGCAGCTACATCGATGCCTGCGACAGCGCCGGCGACGAGCCCGGTGCCCGCCGAGCCGTCGAGGCGATCCGAGACCTGCTGGCCGGCCGCAGCGACCCCGTCACGTTCGACTACGCGCTGGACGACCGCTGGTTCACGTTCACGGCGAGCGCCTTCGCCGGCGACGGCCCGGCCCGCGTCGTCGTCTCGCACGCCGACATCACGGCACGTCGGCGGCGCGAGGACGAGGATCGAGCCCAGTCCGCCGCCCTGGCCGACCTCGGGATCGCGGTCGTGACGGCCGACAGGGACCACCACGTCACGCACTGGAGCGCAGGAGCCGTCGAGCTGCTGGGCTGGTCGAGGGCGGAGGCTCTCGACCGTCCCGTGGCCGACCTGATCCACCCGCAGCACCTCGCGCTCGCGCTGGGGGGTGATCCCGCCATCGTCGAGGGTCGCTACGAGCTCGCTCGCAAGGACGGCAGCACGTTCGCAGGCCATCTGCGCTGGACCGAGGTGCTCGACGGTCACGGCGTGCCGGCCGGCTCGGTCGGCGTCGCGATGGACGTCTCGGCGCAGGACCGAGCCGAGTCCGAGGCCGTCACGGCGCGCAACCACCTCCAGGCGGTCACCGACAGCATGACCGAGGGGCTGTTCGCGCTGGACGGCGACGGCCGGGTCACCCTCATGAACCAGGCGGCCGAGGACATGCTCGGGTGGTCCCTCGACGAGGTACGCGGCCAGCGGCTGCACGACATCACCCGTCATCACCGATCCGACGGGCGCTTCGACGGCGTCGACGACTGCACGATCGGGGGCGCCGGCACCGGTGTCATCCGGATCGCGGACGACGTCTTCAGGCGGCGCGACGGGATGGGCCTTCCGGTTTCGTACACCACGACCCCGCTCGAGACGTCTGGTGCCACGCACGGCTCCGTCGTGGTGTTCATGGATGCCAGCCACGTCCTTCTCGAGCAGGAACGCCTGCAGAAGGAGCGTGCGTCGGCCGCCTGGATCGACCGGGTGCAGGAGACGCTGGACGAGTCGCGCCTGCTCCTGTACGCCCAGCCCATCGTCGAACTGTCGACGATGGACGTCGTGCAGCAGGAGCTGCTGCTCCGCATCGCCGAGAAGGACGGCACCATCTCGGCACCCGCCCGGTATCTCGAGACGGCCGAGAAGCACGGTCTGATCGGCGACATCGACCGCTGGGTCGTGCGCCAGGCCATCGACCTGGCCGCGCAGGGTCAGGCGGTCGAGGTCAACGTCTCGGCGGCCTCCATCGGCGACGAGGCCCTGTTGCGAGACATCGAGCGATGGCTCGCCGGCTCGGGTGCCGACCCGTCCCTGGTGGTCTTCGAGATCACCGAGACGACGGTGATCGCCGACCAGCAGGCGGGACGTTATTTCGTCGACCTCGTGCACCGCCTGGGGTGCAAGGTCGCCCTGGACGACTTCGGCACCGGGTACAGCGGATTCGCCTACCTCAAGCAGCTGCCGGTCGACTACCTGAAGATCGACATGGAGTTCGTGCGCGACATGTCGACGAGCCAGGCCAGCTGGCACGTCGTCGAGGCGGTCGTCAACCTGGCGCGCGGATTCGGGCTCGCGACGATCGCCGAAGGCGTCGAGGACACCGAGACGCTCGAGCTCCTCGCCGGCCTCGGCGTCGATCACGCCCAGGGCTTCCACCTGGGCCGTCCCTCCCCACTCCCATCCCTATCCGACCCGACGGACGCGAAGGCCCGACCATGA
- a CDS encoding SpoIIE family protein phosphatase, whose protein sequence is MRSTWTSSEVGGDLAAVDWAETPLGDPDAWPLSLKTAVRILLTSKFSMWMAWGPELTFFCNDSYRRDTLGKKYPWALGRPASEVWSEIWADISPRVATVMETGEATWDDSLQLLLERSGFVEETYHTFSYSPLSGDDGRIEGMLCVVSEVTEQVLSSRRLTTLRDLGARTTGRHTEDEAVAAAVEQIEADPLSLPFGLVYVLDPSGDRLVRAGCGGIDVDDPLAPETIVLADPSPIWPFATPLAGEQLLVDLTRLPHAAPVGPWQHPPVHALLVPLVGAASTDAYGFLVAGLSAVRPLDEAYLGFVDLFAGQLSAAITAARTFAGEKRRAETLARLDQAKTDFFTNVSHEFRTPLTLLLGPTSDALNDPNLPVGDPQRNRFEIVHRNGQRLLQLVNSLLDFSRLEAGGITSSFEVVDLPRVTEQLVMMFESAAQQAGIDLVLDCDAMSTDCYVDVEHWAKIVLNLVSNAFKFTFEGGITVTLRERDGHAVLTVSDTGAGIAADELPHLFERFHRGRNAVSRTHEGSGIGLALVSELARLHGGDVSASSTEGVGTDVVVTIPLGRAHLPAAEVADSSSPRGTGASEPPTALVSEAWQWLDPATDEASVPASPASEVVARILVVDDNADMRAYVADLLRDRYEVTTAADGLEALELIERDRPDLVVSDVMMPRLDGFGLLERLQADPRMTGIPVIMVSARAGEEGTVEGLEAGAADYLVKPFAARELLARVRVNLELDRVRRIRATLERSEALLDQAQRLARVGSWEVDLGKGTVTGSDELLRILGLTRRDFEQLGYPGVIAGVTHPGDAERVTAELSALDVGGVAAYDMRVVSPRGVERLVTVRAAMLGDDDGAPRMLQGSMQDITEQHAAEQALAEVRAREEAVQREHLIAEQLQRSMLPAESFDLDHLDVATYYRAGVEGTYVGGDWYDIIELDGGRIAFVMGDVMGRGVRAASVMGQMRSSVRAFATLDLPPDEVMRHLDVLVQDLAGDQIVTCVYAVHDPVEETVRYANAGHLPPLCAGRDGVVHRLTAGGPPLGAGYGDVPTEQVSLPPGATIVFYTDGLVEHRGQDIDEGIDALERHIDWHGTETLAGVPESVVGALLPDGPDDDVAILIARARGSVHEATMSMQRDTGRATVAEARQFVVGSLEHWDVPPAVVDDLALITSELVTNALVHGGAPVDLRLQHSGARVVLEVQDDAERQLPRARNPDDDEEHGRGIHIVEALSDEWGTRATDRGKCVWSARTWRSGAGGGSP, encoded by the coding sequence ATGCGCAGCACCTGGACCTCCAGCGAGGTGGGCGGCGACCTCGCCGCCGTCGACTGGGCCGAGACCCCGTTGGGCGACCCTGACGCGTGGCCGCTGAGCCTCAAGACCGCGGTCCGCATCCTGCTCACCTCGAAGTTCTCGATGTGGATGGCGTGGGGCCCCGAGCTGACGTTCTTCTGCAACGACTCGTACCGCCGCGACACGCTGGGCAAGAAGTACCCGTGGGCGCTCGGTCGCCCGGCATCCGAGGTCTGGTCGGAGATCTGGGCCGACATCAGCCCCCGGGTCGCGACCGTCATGGAGACTGGCGAGGCCACCTGGGACGACTCCCTGCAGCTGTTGCTCGAGCGCAGCGGCTTCGTCGAGGAGACGTACCACACGTTCTCCTACAGCCCGCTGTCCGGCGACGACGGACGCATCGAGGGGATGCTCTGCGTCGTCAGTGAGGTGACCGAGCAGGTCCTCTCGTCGCGGCGCCTGACGACGCTGCGCGACCTGGGGGCCCGCACGACCGGCCGCCACACCGAGGACGAGGCGGTGGCAGCCGCGGTCGAGCAGATCGAGGCCGACCCGCTCTCGCTGCCGTTCGGACTGGTCTACGTGCTCGACCCCTCGGGTGACCGGCTCGTCCGCGCGGGGTGCGGGGGCATCGACGTCGACGACCCGCTGGCACCCGAGACCATCGTTCTCGCCGACCCGTCGCCGATCTGGCCCTTCGCCACGCCGCTGGCCGGTGAGCAGCTGCTGGTCGACCTCACCCGGCTGCCGCACGCGGCTCCGGTCGGCCCGTGGCAGCATCCGCCGGTCCACGCGCTGCTGGTCCCGCTCGTGGGCGCCGCCTCGACCGACGCCTACGGGTTCCTGGTCGCGGGGCTGAGTGCCGTCCGTCCCCTCGACGAGGCCTACCTGGGCTTCGTTGACCTGTTCGCGGGACAGCTGTCGGCCGCCATCACGGCCGCGCGGACGTTCGCCGGCGAGAAGCGCCGAGCCGAGACCCTGGCGCGGCTCGACCAGGCCAAGACCGACTTCTTCACCAACGTCAGCCACGAGTTCCGGACGCCGCTGACGCTGCTGCTGGGGCCGACGTCCGACGCCCTGAACGACCCGAACCTGCCGGTGGGCGACCCGCAGCGCAACCGGTTCGAGATCGTGCACCGCAACGGTCAGCGGCTCCTGCAGCTCGTCAACAGCCTGCTCGACTTCTCGCGGCTCGAGGCCGGGGGCATCACGTCGTCCTTCGAGGTCGTCGACCTGCCGCGCGTCACCGAGCAGCTCGTCATGATGTTCGAGTCGGCCGCCCAGCAGGCCGGCATCGACCTCGTCCTCGACTGCGACGCGATGTCGACCGACTGCTACGTCGACGTCGAGCACTGGGCCAAGATCGTCCTCAACCTCGTGTCCAACGCCTTCAAGTTCACGTTCGAAGGTGGCATCACGGTCACCCTGCGGGAGCGCGACGGACACGCCGTGCTGACCGTGAGCGACACCGGCGCGGGCATCGCGGCCGACGAGCTTCCGCATCTGTTCGAGCGCTTCCACCGCGGCCGCAACGCCGTCTCCCGCACGCACGAGGGCTCCGGCATCGGCCTCGCCCTCGTCTCCGAGCTGGCCCGCCTGCACGGCGGCGACGTCAGTGCCTCCAGCACCGAGGGTGTCGGCACCGACGTCGTCGTCACGATCCCGCTCGGCCGCGCGCACCTGCCGGCCGCCGAGGTCGCCGACTCGTCCAGCCCTCGCGGCACCGGGGCGTCGGAACCACCGACGGCTCTGGTGTCCGAGGCGTGGCAGTGGCTCGATCCCGCGACGGACGAGGCGAGCGTCCCAGCGAGCCCGGCGTCGGAGGTCGTCGCACGCATCCTGGTCGTCGACGACAACGCCGACATGCGCGCCTACGTGGCCGACCTGCTGCGCGACCGCTACGAGGTCACGACGGCGGCCGACGGTCTCGAGGCGCTCGAGCTCATCGAGCGCGATCGGCCCGATCTCGTCGTCAGCGACGTCATGATGCCGCGGCTCGACGGCTTCGGACTGCTCGAGCGACTGCAGGCCGATCCGCGGATGACCGGCATCCCCGTCATCATGGTCAGCGCCCGCGCGGGGGAGGAGGGCACCGTCGAGGGCCTCGAGGCCGGGGCCGCCGACTACCTCGTCAAGCCGTTCGCGGCGCGCGAGCTGCTGGCCCGCGTGCGCGTCAACCTCGAGCTCGATCGCGTCCGCCGCATCCGGGCGACGCTCGAGCGCAGCGAGGCGCTGCTCGACCAGGCCCAGCGACTGGCCCGCGTCGGCAGCTGGGAGGTCGACCTGGGCAAGGGGACCGTGACGGGATCCGACGAGCTCCTGCGCATCCTGGGCCTCACGCGTCGCGACTTCGAGCAGCTCGGCTACCCCGGGGTGATCGCCGGGGTCACCCACCCGGGCGACGCCGAGCGGGTCACGGCCGAGCTCAGTGCGCTCGACGTCGGCGGCGTCGCCGCGTACGACATGCGGGTCGTCAGCCCCCGTGGCGTCGAGCGCCTCGTGACGGTGCGGGCGGCGATGCTCGGCGACGACGACGGTGCGCCCCGCATGCTGCAGGGGTCGATGCAGGACATCACCGAGCAGCACGCCGCGGAGCAGGCGCTCGCGGAGGTGCGTGCCCGTGAGGAGGCCGTGCAGCGCGAGCACCTGATCGCCGAGCAGCTGCAGCGGAGCATGCTGCCGGCCGAGTCGTTCGACCTCGACCACCTCGACGTCGCGACGTACTACCGTGCCGGTGTCGAGGGAACCTACGTCGGCGGCGACTGGTACGACATCATCGAGCTCGACGGCGGTCGCATCGCGTTCGTGATGGGTGACGTCATGGGCCGGGGGGTGCGCGCGGCCTCGGTCATGGGCCAGATGCGGTCGTCGGTGCGCGCCTTCGCGACCCTCGACCTGCCGCCCGACGAGGTCATGCGCCACCTCGACGTGCTGGTGCAGGATCTCGCGGGCGACCAGATCGTCACGTGCGTCTACGCGGTCCACGACCCCGTCGAGGAGACCGTCCGCTACGCCAACGCGGGTCATCTGCCGCCGCTGTGTGCCGGCCGCGACGGTGTCGTGCACCGCCTGACGGCAGGCGGCCCGCCGCTGGGTGCTGGCTACGGCGATGTGCCGACCGAGCAGGTGTCGCTTCCGCCGGGGGCCACGATCGTGTTCTACACCGACGGGCTGGTCGAGCACCGCGGGCAGGACATCGACGAGGGCATCGACGCCCTCGAGCGGCACATCGACTGGCACGGCACCGAGACGCTCGCCGGCGTGCCCGAGTCGGTCGTCGGCGCACTGCTGCCCGACGGTCCCGACGACGACGTCGCGATCCTGATCGCCCGGGCCCGTGGCTCGGTCCACGAGGCCACGATGTCGATGCAGCGCGACACCGGCCGGGCCACGGTGGCCGAGGCGCGCCAGTTCGTCGTCGGCAGCCTCGAGCACTGGGACGTGCCGCCGGCGGTCGTCGACGACCTCGCGCTGATCACGAGCGAGCTCGTCACCAATGCGCTGGTGCACGGCGGTGCCCCGGTCGACCTGCGGCTGCAGCACAGTGGGGCGAGGGTCGTGCTCGAGGTGCAGGACGATGCCGAGCGGCAGCTGCCGCGCGCCCGCAACCCCGACGACGACGAGGAGCACGGTCGCGGCATCCACATCGTCGAGGCGCTGTCGGACGAGTGGGGCACGCGGGCGACCGATCGAGGCAAGTGCGTGTGGAGTGCCCGGACCTGGCGGTCCGGCGCAGGAGGAGGTTCGCCATGA
- a CDS encoding STAS domain-containing protein translates to MTALTFTEDGAGDGTVLSVSGEIDMQTVPELRSKVDDLDVAHRTLVLDLHGVEFVDSSGLGALLGIKKQQDRGGGRLVLARMSAPVARILQITRMDGVFTVADG, encoded by the coding sequence ATGACCGCGTTGACGTTCACCGAGGACGGAGCCGGCGACGGCACGGTGCTGTCGGTCTCCGGGGAGATCGACATGCAGACGGTGCCCGAGCTGCGGTCGAAGGTCGATGACCTCGACGTGGCCCACCGCACGCTCGTCCTCGACCTGCACGGTGTCGAGTTCGTCGACTCGAGCGGGCTGGGTGCCCTGCTCGGCATCAAGAAGCAGCAGGACCGCGGGGGCGGACGGCTCGTGCTGGCCCGCATGTCGGCACCGGTGGCGCGCATCCTGCAGATCACCCGCATGGACGGGGTGTTCACGGTCGCCGACGGCTGA